The Octopus sinensis linkage group LG19, ASM634580v1, whole genome shotgun sequence genome contains a region encoding:
- the LOC115222282 gene encoding serpin B3-like isoform X2, giving the protein MDSAKKQDISNLAASIDYFTNSLYQAVATGINENVFMSPFSVATVLSMVYLGARQNSSKQFENVLKITSNPDSVALAFKEYFSLLKNSDKLVTSNLVNRLCANEKFPISEDYKNNMVKYFFSDIENVDFITNAEKTRITINDWVKNNTNNKITDLLPSGSLTPQSVLVLINAVYFKGTWAETFGKKATSSRKFYLSSDKTVSHDFMYLSEGFNTKISDNYKVVELPYIGKAFSMFVILPNEINGLAALEKEINAQFLKDIVDRKGFQMMCLKLHMPKFCLESSFQLGDVLKKLGLSDIFDPLKADLSGMTGAEKNIYASEMFHKAFVDVNEEGTEAAAATGI; this is encoded by the exons ATGGACTCAGCAAAGAAACAAGACATCAGTAACCTTGCCGCTTCAATTGATTATTTTACAAACAGTCTTTATCAAGCTGTGGCTACAGGAATCAATGAAAATGTCTTCATGTCACCATTCAGTGTTGCTACTGTTTTATCAATGGTTTATTTGGGAGCAAGACAAAACTCTTCCAAACagtttgaaaatgttttgaagaTAACATCAAATCCAGATTCTGTAGCTTTagcttttaaagaatatttttcacttttgaaaAACTCAGATAAACTCGTCACATCCAATTTAGTGAATCGTTTGTGTGCCAATGAAAAATTCCCTATTTCAGAAGACTACAAGAACaacatggtaaaatatttcttttcagatattgaaAATGTAGACTTTATAACAAATGCTGAGAAGACAAGAATAACTATTAATGATTGGGTTAagaataacacaaataacaaaattaCTGATCTGTTACCAAGTGGAAGTTTGACACCTCAATCGGTTCTAGTTCTTATTAATGCTGTATACTTCAAAGGAACGTGGGCTGAAACATTCGGAAAAAAAGCAACATCATCTAGAAAGTTTTATTTAAGCTCTGACAAGACTGTATCTCATGattttatgtatctatctgaaggttttaatacaaaaataagtGACAACTATAAAGTGGTTGAGTTACCTTATATAGGGAAAGCATTTAGTATGTTTGTAATTCTTCCCAATGAAATCAATGGTCTTGCTGCTTTAGAGAAGGAGATTAATGCTCAATTTCTCAAAGACATTGTTGACAGAAAAGGATTTCAAATGATGTGTCTAAAATTACATATGCCAAAATTTTGTTTAGAGAGTAGTTTTCAGTTGGGTGATGTTTTGAAAAAGCTTGGACTCTCTGATATTTTTGATCCTCTAAAAGCTGATTTATCTGGAATGACTGGTGCTGAGAAGAATATTTATGCCAGTGAAATGTTTCATAAAGCATTTGTTGATGTTAATGAAGAAGGAACGGAAGCTGCAGCTGCAACTGGAATA tag
- the LOC115222282 gene encoding leukocyte elastase inhibitor-like isoform X1, producing MDSAKKQDISNLAASIDYFTNSLYQAVATGINENVFMSPFSVATVLSMVYLGARQNSSKQFENVLKITSNPDSVALAFKEYFSLLKNSDKLVTSNLVNRLCANEKFPISEDYKNNMVKYFFSDIENVDFITNAEKTRITINDWVKNNTNNKITDLLPSGSLTPQSVLVLINAVYFKGTWAETFGKKATSSRKFYLSSDKTVSHDFMYLSEGFNTKISDNYKVVELPYIGKAFSMFVILPNEINGLAALEKEINAQFLKDIVDRKGFQMMCLKLHMPKFCLESSFQLGDVLKKLGLSDIFDPLKADLSGMTGAEKNIYASEMFHKAFVDVNEEGTEAAAATGIVMTFASAQIFINRIDFDVNHPFTFLIVDNRTKMIHFIGKVTNPST from the coding sequence ATGGACTCAGCAAAGAAACAAGACATCAGTAACCTTGCCGCTTCAATTGATTATTTTACAAACAGTCTTTATCAAGCTGTGGCTACAGGAATCAATGAAAATGTCTTCATGTCACCATTCAGTGTTGCTACTGTTTTATCAATGGTTTATTTGGGAGCAAGACAAAACTCTTCCAAACagtttgaaaatgttttgaagaTAACATCAAATCCAGATTCTGTAGCTTTagcttttaaagaatatttttcacttttgaaaAACTCAGATAAACTCGTCACATCCAATTTAGTGAATCGTTTGTGTGCCAATGAAAAATTCCCTATTTCAGAAGACTACAAGAACaacatggtaaaatatttcttttcagatattgaaAATGTAGACTTTATAACAAATGCTGAGAAGACAAGAATAACTATTAATGATTGGGTTAagaataacacaaataacaaaattaCTGATCTGTTACCAAGTGGAAGTTTGACACCTCAATCGGTTCTAGTTCTTATTAATGCTGTATACTTCAAAGGAACGTGGGCTGAAACATTCGGAAAAAAAGCAACATCATCTAGAAAGTTTTATTTAAGCTCTGACAAGACTGTATCTCATGattttatgtatctatctgaaggttttaatacaaaaataagtGACAACTATAAAGTGGTTGAGTTACCTTATATAGGGAAAGCATTTAGTATGTTTGTAATTCTTCCCAATGAAATCAATGGTCTTGCTGCTTTAGAGAAGGAGATTAATGCTCAATTTCTCAAAGACATTGTTGACAGAAAAGGATTTCAAATGATGTGTCTAAAATTACATATGCCAAAATTTTGTTTAGAGAGTAGTTTTCAGTTGGGTGATGTTTTGAAAAAGCTTGGACTCTCTGATATTTTTGATCCTCTAAAAGCTGATTTATCTGGAATGACTGGTGCTGAGAAGAATATTTATGCCAGTGAAATGTTTCATAAAGCATTTGTTGATGTTAATGAAGAAGGAACGGAAGCTGCAGCTGCAACTGGAATAGTCATGACCTTCGCGTCAGCACAAATTTTTATAAATCGTATAGATTTTGATGTCAATCATCCATTCACATTTTTAATTGTTGACAACCGAACTAAAATGATCCATTTCATTGGTAAAGTAACAAATCCTTCAACATAA